The following is a genomic window from Calliphora vicina chromosome 5, idCalVici1.1, whole genome shotgun sequence.
ataaattgacatgtaatttaaattgtaataaaaacaataaaaattaattttttaagtattttttcatTCCAGATATTATATGATCCACAATTGGTTCACATTTATTTTGCTTACCTTATTGCCGGCTATATTTTTAATGGTGGGTAATGCGGCCATTTTAATAGCATTTTGCAAATGGACTAAACAAAGTAAAAAGTGCCAAAGTAAATATCCCTCTAACTCAAACAGCAAAAATGCCCAAAATCGTTATAAggtaaataaaaccaaatatatttttataaaacaattaataatttgtaaatttgtttactttcaGCATCAAATGAAACTAACCGTTACCATTATCATTGTTATAACCCTATACCTAGTGGGTGAGTTACCAGCCCATTTAACCTCGCGTAAAAGCGCCGTTAATTTACTGTACGGCGGCGATGTTTCCAAAGTGGATTTCAAAACCATGCATCGTTTAGAAGTCATATGCATAACATTAAATGCCATACAACTTAGCATGAACATAATAGTTTATGCTGTGATAAATCCATCCTTTGTGCCAGAATTTTTCAACTGTCTGAAAGGCGCCTCCGATGTATGCTTTCGTTTTATGGGCTTTATGCTAGTAGCCAATTGTTGGCATAAATGTTGCAATACCAAAGCCaagaaaaagaaacataaaaactcAGAATGTGCTAATAATAATTCAGAAAATAATGAAGGTAATAATGACCATGGTGGGCACAGCATAAGTGATGCTCGTTGGCCTGACAATGGACAGGATGAAAGTACGCTGGATGTGACCAGTAATGGAAAGACTGTGAAACAGGAGTTGGAAATTTCAGTTATATGTATATCCCATCTAAAGCAATCGTTTGATAATCCCTcatttaatttagaaatagaaTAAAGGAACCATTTTAGgggaatgaatataaaaaagttgatttttatttgaaaatcaggaaaagtgaaaaataagatCAGATATATAACAAAGGATtggaaattgtgtcttcttttcaaaaatgtataaaatgtttgtccttggtcttaaagttttaaaataatgaatttacagatatttatatttagtttaacAAATTACCTTAGTCTCAGTGTAGCCAAGTACACAGAGCTGTATTTTTTAGGATTAATTGtgaattatttattgtattaaacGTCAAAATAAGTGATATCAATGCAGTAGATAAAACGTAACGGTATAATTCGGTCGCTTAAGAAAAGAaagataaaaacataaattaaaaacaaaatgaaatatataataatattaaattaaaaaagattatacttaaaaactaatttatattaaaaaaaacaaattagaaaaaCACTTAAACCAGAAAAAAAGAACTTTCCATATATCTAAATATatacttaaagaaaaatatataaaacaatattgATTTTTCCAAATTGCATTTATTCCCTGTGGAGGATTTATTTTCTAACAGCTGCAAAATaatacatacacacaaacaaacaaatgacaGTTTGAATACATAAATAACGGTAAAAagacaaacagaaaaaaaatcaattacaaaATGGAGAAAACCGACCAAGAAGATGAGCCACAAGAAATTTTTCAGGAGTGCAATAACACGgatacaattttaaaagaagaatgtAAAGAATCCTTTGGTGACCTAAATTTGCCACAGCAAAAAGAGGAACTTGTACATTTTGccaattacaaacaaaataatagtaataacaATCATCATGTTGTGCCCATTGGCGTAATCATTGTCTTTATAACCATTTACTTGGGCATGACCAGTGTGCAAAAATGTCTAGTGAGTTGTGtggaaaataatcaaattaacgAACAAGTACAACAACAGCATAAGGAAGACATTTTGAATTATCTACAAAAATCGGAAAATCTAGAAAATTCTCAAATTCTTGAAAGACTTTTGGAATATAAAGATATCTGCAAAGATTTGGAAGTTTTTACTAAAGATATTGAGCCCAAGAGTGAGGATAATGAGGAAGACGAAGAAGAAGATAATACAGGTGAAATTTTGAAGGGTATTGAGGTCAGTGCTGCTAGTGGTGAGGAGGAGGGGGAGGAGGGTAGTAGTATTGAGCTTGTCGAAAGCAGCAGTAGCGGTGCCAGTGGTAATGGTGACTGTGCCAAAGCCTCCCGCACTAAACATAAGAAATCAAAATATTCTATTAAGACTACAAATTCGAAAAATGGTTTcaacaaatataacaaatcgACCAAAGCCAAatctcaaaaaaatcaaaaaaaggaaTTGAATATCAGCAAAAAGAACTCCACCGCAGAACCAATTATTTATCTATTTGCTTTAGTATTTATCTATTTACTTCTAAAGGCTGCCTCGGATATTAATCAGCATTATAAATCGGTAAGTTAAtggaataaaaatcaaaaataaatatgaaacatTTGGACAAATGTCTCTAGAGACTTTTGGGATTAAagcatttccaattgtatttcagaagttttttcatcaaaaaattagttttcaaaattttttttcattccaaaaattttgtaaaaaaaaattttagtttaaaaaatatttttttccgattttgaacgATTGTCGGTCAGAAtttctatggcgttatatacattgttgaaaaggtctttgaaatgtctatcattagatagttAAATATCTATGTTAATAAAGATATAGATCAGAAATCGAGGTAGTCGAGGTTTTTTACTTACATCTCAGAAAAATGTGGACTATATcggatatatgtatttatatatcaatcatttttaacaaataatttctatttaagaaACTGCTgtcgattttagattttccattAAAGGATCTATAGtagatttttgttgaaaaattgaagtgatcacagattatggTCCTTTTCTTACTACACTATTTCTCgatatacaaaatttcttatttgtATTACAGAAAGAATCCTTTCAAAACGTATACATAGGTATGTAACTATTTTTCTTTCTCAATCTTTTACCCACATCTAGCAAAATAAAAACGACAAACGTTTAAGACGTTGCTCCTTACAATCGTATGCCCAAACCCATCGACCGGATCGTCGAGCATCAAAAGGTATTTCAGCTAAAAGTTTGCCGAAATTCTAAAACTCTCAATGTCAACTAAAATAGCATTTAAtgtaatacaaactaaaaaaaatatttgcaattaaaatcaaaagaaaaaaaatatacttaaattaaaatcaaattttaaactagtgcaaatattataattttaacaaaaactttaaatgaaaaccaaaaaagcAAAATTAACTAATAGCTTTAAAAAACACTCGTATATTTTAACTAAATGGAATTTTTACCCCCATATACTTTATATAGAATATTATATCAATAGTAAATGTGTGCAATTTTAAAGTACttgtagtttaaaaaaataaaaataatgaaaaagttttAACTTTTCTTACTATCTTTGAATGTATGTACTATAAatgtgattaatatttaatgtaaaacgtttttgatatttaaaacttaataaattgaTATTAAATCAAAGAAAAGGGTTTCCCCAAGTAGAATTAAATTCTGCTTATTAATAATTGAATGTGGaactttagtacttttttgatttaatgttaatacacattttttaattaattactaaCTATTTATCTGTCTTTGCCTCTATTTTATAAcacttttgtgaattttttttttctataacacACACATTTTCTTAATAAACCAACTAACTGATCTCCCTGactgtatttttgtatataaattatatctacttatatactatttttattatatacaaatatgatttaatctttttagaaaattatataaaactttatatACAATGTATgaaattagaaattttgttgcaactatataaatgtgtaatttaaatgtatgaaaccaagaaaaaaaaaactgaattttaaatttaaataaaaaacctaTTATTAAAACTCTATTGTTGCCTTTAactatatattgtttaatgtTGTTGCCATTTCTTTACTCTGCCACTTAAGAAACActagtaaaattttcataatttgtatttaaatatttcatttcttatatttatttgaGCTTACTAATTGCTTGACTACACAAAACTAGAaccagaacctgaactagaaccagaactataacctgaattagaacctgaactacaacctgaactacaacctgaactacaacctgaactacaacctgaactacaacctgaactacaatctgaactagaactgaattagaacctCAAAGTTTCCACtatcacttatttttttttataattatcgaTTTCTTTCAGTCTTAAATTTTATTCCGTAATTCATAGTttgtttatacatttaaaatgttaatttttaatcatttttctttatattttctacttaatttcacattttcaatatttgcatTTCTAACACACATTTTCTTACTAAACACTTGTTTCACTAACACAAAACTTAAgtcacaaacaaattatttttggtgttgttttgctaattttctaaaattatctTACAACTACAAAGAAATTActacaaacatataaataacaaaattaacatcCTTTAAtcattcccaaaaaaaaaaaaaattgaaatatacaaaaaaaagtcaCAACAGAATtggctttaaaacaaaaacaacagctacaacagcaacaacgttTAAAAACACTATCCCGCTCCTCAAGCCAAGATCAACAAAATTATCCTTATAGTCAACATCATCAACCACAACAACATTTAATGGATAGCTCACCACCAAAAACTGAACAACAGCAACATGTTATTACAACCACTGGCTCATCTAGTCGCACTAATGTTTCCTATTCCAGCAATTGGCAATTATTAAGACAGCATACCACCACACAATCTCTTGATAATTCTGATATATTAAACTTTGCTCGTGGTAATGCAGGTatgaaattactttaaaaatttatcaagtttttttttggcgaatttaaatttctttaaattttaattatttaagaaaCACCTTCTTCTTCAATGATGGCCAGACGTTGTTCAGTACCCGCAGCGTTAAGCTATCAAAGGCAAAAAATATCAACAGTATCACCATTAAGTATTGTTAATGATCATGTTAATGTCAATGTTTCCCTAAGTAGACGCACCTCCATTACATCACCTATACCTTTAGCTATGGATCCTAATGATAGCTTGGGAACGGAAACTAAACGTAGAGTACGTATGATAAATAGGCATTAGGTATGTAAACGAAAACGTAGAGAATGAaagctaaattaaattaaaatttttaaatacttatttgtagaTTATAAGAGTTTGCTTAAAGAAGAAAACCAtagatatttttcaagtttaaacaaaaataaattaagttcGGAAACCTTAAAATGAACTAAATCAATTACGTACTACACCATTCCAGTACTAGTGGCAAACTGCAAGATATCAGTTGTCATCAGATTTTTATATAAGCCTaaaagaactgaactagaactgaattagaactgaactagaactgaactagaactgaactagaactgaactagaactaaactagaactgaactagaactgaactagaactgaactagaactgaactagaactgaactagaactgaactagaaactagaactgaactagaactgaactagaactgaactagaactgaactagaactgaactagaactgaactagaactgaactagaactgaactagaactgaactagaactgaactagaactgaactagaactgaactagaactgaactagaactgaactagaactgaactaaataaatttaaagcagCAGAATTCCTAAAATTCCTCTACATTACAAAACCCACTTTCTTATCAAATCCTACCTCTTGCTCTAAGCCAAATCTAACACATAGACTTACAGTCAGTGTAATTATATAACATTTGTagtgcaataaaacaaaatgtatttttttttttaattaattataaaacaattttacaaaaaagtagtagtttttattcataagattttttttcttaaataaatgtttagatatgtgtatgtgttatttaaattagttcgttttattattaaatgtatGGTAGGATAAGTGGAGAATATGTACGTAAATGAATGttgttttgtctttttttttctaaagtagCAGTACATagtttgtataatttaaaatatatatatatattattgatttaaacagtaatatgtattataaatatatattaatatatactcttatatatgtatgtatttattaaaacgTTATTTACAAActatattatataaattaatttattttattttattaaaagaaatacagctaaattattaaacaaaaaattacaaaattattactaaaaattgatttcctctcagtttttttttattaaaaagtataaattttaattgtgttttttttagagtaaatgtaaaaaattaaaatagtttctcttttgtttgaaattaaatatacagttttgaaattttgtgaagaattataatattttgtaagtttacttatgtgaattaatttttaagcataaaaaattaaaactaactaAACAATTGTAAGGCAAGATTATGTTTTcgtgtttatttaaattaaatatatttaattttcaggcttttttgtttacaataaagtagtaataaatatatttgaaatgaaCCCAAAAAAAATGGGTTGATTTAATGGACACAGTATTAAAATTGGTTTTCTCTTTCATGGAAGACATGTCATTTTTGTACAAAGCAGTGTGTTGTAAAAATAGAGTTGGTAAGTAGCACTTTAGTGGAACTCGAAGCTAAACTTTAAGCAGAACTAGAAGCAAAACTATAAGCggaactagaagctgaactagatgctgaactagaaactgaactataagcggaactagaagctgaactagatGCTAAACTAGATGCTaaactagaagctgaactagaactgaactagaactgaactagaactgaactagaactgaactagaactgaactagaactgaactagaactgaactagaactgaactagaactgaactagaactgaactagaactgaactagaactgaactagaactgaactagaactgaactagaactgaactagaactgaactagaactgaactagaactgaactagaactgaactagaactgaactagaactgaactagaactgaactagaactgaactagaactgaactagaactgaactagaactgaactagaactgaactagaactgaactagaactgaactagaactgaactagaactgaactagaactgaactagaactgaactagaactgaactagaactgaactagaactgaactagaactgaactagaactgaactagaactgaactagaactgaactagaactgaactagaactgaactagaactgaactagaactgaactagaactgaactagaactgaactagaactgaactagaactgaactagaactgaactagaactgaactagaactgaactagaactgaactagaactgaactagaactgaactagaactgaactagaactgaactagaactgaactagaactgaactagaactgaactagaactaaactagaactgaactagaactgaactagaactgaactagaactgacctagaactgaactagaactgaactagaactgaactagaactgaactagaactgaactagaactgaactagaactgaactagaactgaactagaactgaactagaactgaactagaactgagctagaactgaactagaactgaactagaactgaactagaactgaactagaactgaactagaactgaactagaactgaactagaactgaactagaactgaactagaactgaactagaactgaactagaactgaactagaactgaactagaactgaactagaactgaactagaactgaactagaactgaactagaactgaactagaactgaactagaactgaactagaactgaactagaactgaactagaactgaactagaactgaactagaactgaactagaactgaactagaactgaactagaactgaactagaactgaactagaactgaactagaactgaactagaactgaactagaactgaactagaactgaactagaactgaactagaactgaactagaactgaactagaactgaactagaactgaactagaactgaacttgaactagaactgaacttgaactagaactgaactataactgaactagaactgaattagaactgcactagaactgaactagaagctgaagtagaagctgaactagaactggAACTGAAATAAAACTGAACCGAACTAGAAGttgaactagaagctgaactgTACCAGTTTAAAGATGTTTCACAAAGAAATACATTCCGCAACAAGTTACCTACTACATATACAGgactgtcacacattttgttcgaaATGGTTTCCATTCCGTAGTAacaattccgatcgatttcgttttaggttcttcagattccgtgtaatttattaattccaaaaatatttcataattctgtACATATTTCTAACTTTTAATTTGAAcagcgttttttatattaaagcaaaagtgaagtttttgctacagaaactgattaaaaattttagaaaaacaaataattacaaagaaatatgaaTTCCACTTTATAACTTGAAAGTGGTATCATtctgaaagaaattttcgttttactttttctaaagaagcaaaaaatggaattaattccactttcgatcggaatggaattctgtgacaggcctgataataAAAAGCcctatttaagtttaaaactatgttttaacaacaaagttaaaCTAAAAACTTAGAACTTGCTGTATGAAAATGagctttcaaaaaattcttCAACTCTCTGTTTTACAGGAATTACAaaccaatataaaaaaattaagcaataCTGTGCTTCTGATATAGAATTAAATGATAAAATATGTGAAAAGAAAAAGATGAAAATGTTTTGCAAAACAAATTAAGGCCCATTTGTGTTTCGtttcgtttttttaactttaactaACTTAAACGTTAgacttataaaataataaaaaaaaaaaattacaaaaactaactacaatatgTAACTAACTAATTAACTACAAAACTAACTGGCTAACTAAGTTCATTACCTTCATACAGACTCTCACAACTCTCCAGTAAGCGTAATACCGGTGATATATCATAGGGATATAGTTGTCGCGATACCAAACGCGAAATTTGCAAACGTAAACGTATCAGCACACTCATTGCCTCATCCAGCGTCGATGAGCCCATACCAAAGTCATGACAACTTTGTACAAACATCGACCAGTTCATGCGTATATATTTGAGGAAACGCAAGAGGTACAACAGAAAACATGTCTCATTGCTGACCAATAGATCCAATAGCAAATCAGAGCTATTCGATATCATTTTCAGGAACTCTAGATACGTATAGACCGGATTGAGCATAGATACTAGTTCGGGAAAGGCATTATTGCGAAACGAAATGCCAGCCGTGACGTCCAGCGTACACACCATGGCCTCAATGAGATGATCGTCTTGATCATCGAATAGATGTATTAAGATTTTACTAAAATGACATTCAGGATGAAATTCCAGGGTGTGTTTGATAAAAGACTCCAATTTACGTAACACATCACGTATGGATCTTTCGATCAGCACCATATCCTGAAAGGCATCATAGTCTGTGGAATCTATCGAAGAGTCTGAGGAATCGCTGCGTATTTCTTTGACAGTAACCGCTATAGATTTAAGCAccaataacacaattttctgcAATATAGTCTTGTCCATTTCTATGACATCGCTTGAGTTGAGAGCATTTTCCGAACCATCGTTTAGATGACCAAATTGATGTTGCAGTGAATTGAGGCCATAATTAAcgggttttcttttaaaacctaTTAGACCCACTATATTTTCGGGCTGTCTACGAGGTAGAGATTCGAGTATGCGAAAATCCTTAACATGCCGCACAATTTGATGGGCCAGCATACAAGTCTCATCGGGCAACATGTCCTGCAAGGCCAGAGTTGAGCCATAGCATAGGGCTTCATTAAATAAGCATAACATTTGCTTGTACACTGTACAGGATAGATTTTGATTTAGCAGCAATTCAAACTTATCCAATTGAGCATAAAAAGGCAGAGTTTCCACTATAGAGAGATTGGCCTTGACCGATATGATGTTTTCCCACAgctgtagaaaatttaatatacaattttcggcATTTTCCACATCCAAATGATTGGCTATGAGCGATGACATGTTCTTAACCAAAGCGGGCCATTTATTTTCGAGTATCTTTATGGTTATGCACTTGAGATGGGTGGTATCAAAACTTTCCGAGTCTGTGAGGGTAATTAGATGGCAGCCCTGTTGTTGTACAAGTGAGGGGTGATGGTGGTGCGGCGTTAGATGGTGTTGATGATAGGCTGGATTTGGCAAATTGTTGTAGTGATGGTTTGGTGTGGCGTTGTGTGGGTAATGCCCAGATGATGAGCCCGACGAGGAGGGCCCATCTAGACTTTCATTGGAACGATAGTGCACAGCAAAATAGTTGGACTCTAGGGATGGCTGGTGGGCCTGAAAGTGCAAATACCCTAGATTACTTTCATCTACACCGGAGGCACTATTATTGGAATTATGAAACGTTGAGGAGGACGAAGAGGGCATGCTGTCTGGTATGTTTTGGGTATCTGCAATTTCCTCCTCAAGCGGATGCAAATCTATGTCTTTCCATTCCACTATTCGCTTGATGATTTCCAAACTGAAGTGTATCTTTTGCACCGCTTTGTGATCCAGACGatcaaaattaaatagattATCTACCAGTTTCTTGAGCCAATCATCGTCCATTTCCTGTTTGGCTATaaccaaaaaagaagccagcacaCGTCCCGCCAAAAATTGTACATAGGAATTGCTATAGCCTGCCAGCACTATAATTTCATCGATCAGATTGTGATCATTGCGTATGAGCGCATCACAGACATCCATAATGCGGGCGCAAATGAAACCCTTCGAATTCTGCTTCAAGTAAATGTCAAACAGCAGCTGCAGATTCGAGAGAAATTGTAGTAATTTATTGGTGGGCCACTCGCTTAGATTAGCTACACGCTTCTGACCATTAGCATCCAGGGAATAGTGAGATTGAAATGGTTTTCTTAGCATACGCTCCGAGACGCCGCATAAACATTGTTTATTCAAGGAATCTTCAAATTCTCGCATATCCTGAGACGCCGTTAACTCATCcaaatgttgttgctgctgttgggTCATAGCAGAGTTCATGTGAAGAGAGTGCCGTTGTTTATTGGACACGAAGGTGCTGGCTGTTATTATGGAAGTTTGGCTACTGAGCGGTAATAAGTCCGGTAAACTGCTGCGATCCACTTCATCATTTGAGTGGCTGGATGAGGAGGAGGAGGAGGAGTTGCAATGTTTTGTTATACTGCTAGACATAAGATCATCTTCATTATGATTGTGCagatgatggtgatgatgatgatgtccATGTCCATTTGTTATAGGCAAGATGTGGTTTAAGTTTTGTACATTTAATAGTTGCGTCAAAGAGTTAGCTCTTGACGATGAAGGTGTTGAACTCGTAGAGCTATCCGATGACGAGGGAGATGTTATGGAATGTGCAGAGGATGATGACGATGAGCTTAAGTTTTTCGACTCTCCCGTATCAATAATATCAGGAGGTGGCGATAAAACTGTAGATGCCACTCCCAACTTTGCCTTGGATGTGCCATTTGTGGGtttgattttttctattttctgccGTTTCGTTTGCGGCTGTTCTGTgttattaacattattattGATTAGATTGTTAGCTACCAAATTATTTGCTGGGTTGTTAATATTGTTATGGTTGTTTGTGTTGTTATTGTGTATATTCGAATTTCCTGCATTTATAGGCATACCATTTGTTTTTCCATACACCAAATCTTTTTGTTGTCTAGGGTTTTGATCTGGTGAGGAGGACATTGTGCAGTATAGCGTTCCTGACGCTTTTGTTTTATaacaaacaattcttttttttttgcaccacTGATCAAGTCTTTGAataatttccttttttgtttctatCTGCAATAAacgaatttaagaaaaaaaaacataagtaaaattcacaaaaatacatacaattttagtttaacagttgaaatttttattaagcaACGCTTTGCAGCTTCTTTTCAGTTGTGTGTTGTAGAAGAAGCAACTCTATGATGCCATTGGACAAAAGGTGCTACCGTGCTACGCATTCACAAGGTTACGTGTGCATTTTGCTTAGGCGGAGTTACTTTAAGGTAGCACTTTGGTATATTAACacattttttcttcaaatttttatagtttttcactaaattcactggattttgttcaaaatttccatttttctcgcaatatttttattattatttaccttttt
Proteins encoded in this region:
- the LOC135961274 gene encoding uncharacterized protein LOC135961274 — translated: MQCIESTKSYSSNTSSSALLATLLGGTSSNNSNSSSSTTVDSHNSHSFSEESQEITECVWRRSELTALEFVIYAFVVPSLAFFGLCANFINAIVFMRPKMTPSAFSYLAALSWLDCVSCMLITLTAFSRSFLYSSTFWMAYDFQWQTPLFGITTGAANLVLACVSLDRFIYLRWGIPNGTPKFCRRFVARRMILAVILLAIVVNVPYFCVFVVNDDGTFETTEFYFSKYYMIHNWFTFILLTLLPAIFLMVGNAAILIAFCKWTKQSKKCQSKYPSNSNSKNAQNRYKVNKTKYIFIKQLIICKFVYFQHQMKLTVTIIIVITLYLVGELPAHLTSRKSAVNLLYGGDVSKVDFKTMHRLEVICITLNAIQLSMNIIVYAVINPSFVPEFFNCLKGASDVCFRFMGFMLVANCWHKCCNTKAKKKKHKNSECANNNSENNEGNNDHGGHSISDARWPDNGQDESTLDVTSNGKTVKQELEISVICISHLKQSFDNPSFNLEIE
- the LOC135959981 gene encoding uncharacterized protein LOC135959981 — translated: MEKTDQEDEPQEIFQECNNTDTILKEECKESFGDLNLPQQKEELVHFANYKQNNSNNNHHVVPIGVIIVFITIYLGMTSVQKCLVSCVENNQINEQVQQQHKEDILNYLQKSENLENSQILERLLEYKDICKDLEVFTKDIEPKSEDNEEDEEEDNTGEILKGIEVSAASGEEEGEEGSSIELVESSSSGASGNGDCAKASRTKHKKSKYSIKTTNSKNGFNKYNKSTKAKSQKNQKKELNISKKNSTAEPIIYLFALVFIYLLLKAASDINQHYKSQNKNDKRLRRCSLQSYAQTHRPDRRASKGISAKSLPKFTTELALKQKQQLQQQQRLKTLSRSSSQDQQNYPYSQHHQPQQHLMDSSPPKTEQQQHVITTTGSSSRTNVSYSSNWQLLRQHTTTQSLDNSDILNFAQTPSSSMMARRCSVPAALSYQRQKISTVSPLSIVNDHVNVNVSLSRRTSITSPIPLAMDPNDSLGTETKRRVRMINRH
- the lin gene encoding protein lines; amino-acid sequence: MSSSPDQNPRQQKDLVYGKTNGMPINAGNSNIHNNNTNNHNNINNPANNLVANNLINNNVNNTEQPQTKRQKIEKIKPTNGTSKAKLGVASTVLSPPPDIIDTGESKNLSSSSSSSAHSITSPSSSDSSTSSTPSSSRANSLTQLLNVQNLNHILPITNGHGHHHHHHHLHNHNEDDLMSSSITKHCNSSSSSSSSHSNDEVDRSSLPDLLPLSSQTSIITASTFVSNKQRHSLHMNSAMTQQQQQHLDELTASQDMREFEDSLNKQCLCGVSERMLRKPFQSHYSLDANGQKRVANLSEWPTNKLLQFLSNLQLLFDIYLKQNSKGFICARIMDVCDALIRNDHNLIDEIIVLAGYSNSYVQFLAGRVLASFLVIAKQEMDDDWLKKLVDNLFNFDRLDHKAVQKIHFSLEIIKRIVEWKDIDLHPLEEEIADTQNIPDSMPSSSSSTFHNSNNSASGVDESNLGYLHFQAHQPSLESNYFAVHYRSNESLDGPSSSGSSSGHYPHNATPNHHYNNLPNPAYHQHHLTPHHHHPSLVQQQGCHLITLTDSESFDTTHLKCITIKILENKWPALVKNMSSLIANHLDVENAENCILNFLQLWENIISVKANLSIVETLPFYAQLDKFELLLNQNLSCTVYKQMLCLFNEALCYGSTLALQDMLPDETCMLAHQIVRHVKDFRILESLPRRQPENIVGLIGFKRKPVNYGLNSLQHQFGHLNDGSENALNSSDVIEMDKTILQKIVLLVLKSIAVTVKEIRSDSSDSSIDSTDYDAFQDMVLIERSIRDVLRKLESFIKHTLEFHPECHFSKILIHLFDDQDDHLIEAMVCTLDVTAGISFRNNAFPELVSMLNPVYTYLEFLKMISNSSDLLLDLLVSNETCFLLYLLRFLKYIRMNWSMFVQSCHDFGMGSSTLDEAMSVLIRLRLQISRLVSRQLYPYDISPVLRLLESCESLYEGNELS